TCATACGATAAAAACTTTGAAAAAATTATTCCATTAGGTTGGGGGATTTTTGGATGGATCAATAAATGGGTTTTCATTCCGTTATTTGGATTCTTAAGTTCTACAATTGGACTTTCATTAGGAATTGCAATTATCATCTTTACAATTATCATCAAATTGGCAATGTCGCCAATTACATATAAGTCTTTCTTGTCTCAGGCAAAAATGAAAGTTTTACGTCCTGAAATTACAGAATTGGGAGAAAAATTCAAAAAAGACCCAATGAAGAAACAACAAGAAACGATGAAGTTGTACAACAAAGCAGGAGTAAACCCAATGGCAGGATGTATTCCGGCATTGATTCAGCTTCCGTTTATGTATGCATCATTCCAGTTCTTCCCATCAGCTTTTGAGTTAAGACAAAAAAGTTTCCTTTGGGCAGACGATTTATCATCTTTTGATGCTGTTGTAAAATTACCATTCCACATTCCTTTATATGGAGATCATATCAGTTTGTTCCCAATTATGGCTGCAATTGCGATTTTCTTCTATATGAAAATGACTTCTGGAGATCAGCAAATGGCTGCGCCTCAACAAGAAGGTATGCCGGATATGGCAAAAATGATGAAAATCATGATTTATGTTTCGCCATTAATGATGTTAATTTTCTTCAATAGTTATGGTGCAGGTTTGAGTTTGTATAACTTTATTTCGAACTTAATTACAATCGGAATTATGTTTGTAATCAAAAATTATATTGTTGATACAGATAAAATTCACGCTCAAATTCAAGAGAACAAATTAAAAGAACCTAAAAAACAAAGCAAGTTTCAACAACGTCTTCAAGAAGTAATGGAGCAACAAGAAGCTGCAAAAGGTCAGAATAAAAAGAAATAATAAATAAAAAAATCTCGAGTAATCGGGATTTTTTTATATCTAAATTATACTTTATGAAAAGCATTTTCGTTAAAGTTTAAAATTAAACAGAATATGATTTGTAGAAAAATAATAATCGGATTGCTTTTTTTAAACGCCCTTTTAGTTTCGGCACAAGATTCTAATAAACTCGATGCGAACGGAAAGAAAGATGGCGTATGGAAAGGAGTTTATGAAGTTTCTAAACGTCCTCGTTACGAAGGGACTTTTAACCACGGAAAAGAAACGGGTATATTTAAGTATTTTGATGATACCAAAAAAGGAGATGTTTTGGCCACTCGCGATTTTAGTGCGAATGACGGAAGCGCTTATAATATCTTTTATGATCAGAATAAAAATAAAGTAAGTGAAGGTAAAGTAATCGGTAGAAACAATGAAGGAGAATGGAAGTATTACCATAAAGCTTCTAAAGTCGTTATGACACTTGAAAACTATAAAAACGGTAAACTCGAAGGTTCCAGAACGATTTATTATCCAGATGCAAAAGTTGCTGAAGAAATGACTTATAAAAACGGACTTAGAGAAGGTATTTATAAAAAATTCGCACAAAACGGAATTCTTTTAGAGCAAACTACATATGCAAATGATCAATATAATGGCGATGCTATTTTTTATGATTCAGAAGGAACTATTG
This genomic window from Flavobacterium sp. 9 contains:
- a CDS encoding toxin-antitoxin system YwqK family antitoxin, translated to MICRKIIIGLLFLNALLVSAQDSNKLDANGKKDGVWKGVYEVSKRPRYEGTFNHGKETGIFKYFDDTKKGDVLATRDFSANDGSAYNIFYDQNKNKVSEGKVIGRNNEGEWKYYHKASKVVMTLENYKNGKLEGSRTIYYPDAKVAEEMTYKNGLREGIYKKFAQNGILLEQTTYANDQYNGDAIFYDSEGTIASKGKFLNGKKVGKWQFYSKGKLTKEVNMSDPKSNYQADSKPKKE